The genome window GTTTCTCTACTAAACCTGATAACTCGTTGATCAATCAGATCAATAATGCCACTAAAATCGCTTTCACTACCAATCGGAAGTTGAATAGGTACAGCAACTACTTTGAATCTATCTTTTATCATATCTACTGCTCGATAAAAATTTGCCCCCATTCGGTCCATTTTATTAATCAAGCATATTCTTGGTACGCCATATTTATCTGCCTGTCTCCATACAGTTTCTGATTGTGGTTGAACACCAGAAACTGATTCAAATACAACCACTGCTCCATCTAATACTCTAAGGCTTCTTTCTACTTCGGCTGTAAAATCTACGTGACCTGGAGTGTCAATAACATTTATTTGATGGTCACGCCAATGTGTGGTAACCGCGGCAGATACTATTGTTATTCCACGTTCTTTTTCCTGATCCATCCAATCAGTTACAGTATTACCATCATCTACATTTCCGATTTTATGTGTCATGCCAGAAGCAAATAAAACTCTTTCTGTTACCGTTGTCTTACCTGCATCAATATGAGCAATAAATCCAATATTTCTTATTTTATCAATAGGGAATTCCATAACTAAACCTTACTTCGATATAACTACCATTTATATTGAACAAAAGCCCTGTTGGCTTCAGCCATTCTGTGTAAATCTTCTCTTCTCTTAACTGCTGTTCCTTGACCCCTAGAAGCTTCTTGTAATTCTCTAAAGAGTCTATCTGACATAGAAGAACCCGACTGTGATCGGGCGGAGCCTATTATCCATCTCATAGCTAAAGCTTCTTTTCGATCGTAACGAACTTCTACAGGAACTTGATATGTTGCCCCACCAACTCTTCGAGATTTTACTTCCAAAATTGGTGTTACGTTTCTCATTGCTTGTTCAAAAACTTCCATAGCTGGTCGTTTAGCGTCGTCTTCTAGTTTTTGCAATGCGTCATATACTATTCTTTGAGCTACAGTTTTTTTTCCGTCTAGCATGATTCGATTAATAAACCTTGATATCTCTTGGCTATTATATTTAGGATCTGCAATGGTTATTCTTTTTGTAGCTCTTCGTCTTCTAGACACGATCTTCTCTGCTTTCTCTAAATACTATCTATTTCTTAGACCCGTATTTGCTTCTACCTTGTTTCCTGTCGTTGACTCCTCCAGAATCTAAGGCTCCTCTAACTATATGATATCTAACCCCAGGAAGGTCTTTGACCCTTCCTCCTCTTACTAAAACAACAGAGTGCTCTTGAAGGTTATGACCTTCCCCAGGTATATAGGCAGTTACCTCCATACCATTTGTTAGTCGCACTCTTGCTATTTTTCTTAAAGCAGAATTAGGTTTTTTCGGGGTTGTGGTACGAACTTGAACACATACGCCTCTTCTTTGAGGGCATCCCGGTCCTCTTGTTATCTTATTTTTTAAGGTGTTTTGAACTACTCTCAATGCAGGAGCCTTTGTCCTTTTTTGAGAACTAGCACGACCTTTTCTTACTAATTGATTAACTGTAGGCATTATCTAATTCTTTCCAAATAAAAATATTGCCTCTGAAAAGAAGGCAACAGAAACGGATAATAACAATATACCCCTATATTGTCAAGTTTAATTCCTATTTGGAAGAAGAATAGAGCATATTAAACATCTTGCCATAATTCAACCAATATACCCATATTGCTTTTGGGATGATAAAAAGTAACCCTACTACCACCTTCATCAGCACCTGTAACTTCTCCAATTTGAACCAATCCTGCTGTGTTCAATCTATCTACATCGCTCTCTATGTCTTCAGAATAAAAACATACGTGATGTATTCCAGGCCCACGATTGGCTAAAAATTTAGCAGTTCCACTGGTTTCGTCTTGAGGAACACTAACTTCAATACGTGATTCCCCTATAAGAAACTCAAGAATTTTTACATTATCACTTTCGGCAAATCTACCGTTAGGCAAGGGCGTTTTTGTATCATCCACTTTGAGCCCATAGGTATCTCTAAACAAAGCTAACGCCTCTTCAAAGTTATTACACACCACCCCTACGTGATGAACATAAGTAAGACTACCACCTTTTCCCCTCGGTGGCTCCGGAACGACACCATTAACTGGCATATTTTGCCAGATTTCTAAGAGAAAACCTAAATTAGACTTCGGGTGTGCAAAGGCAACCCTTGAGCCACCTTCTTGATCTGCACTTCCTGTTGGAGGCACAACAATTTGTTGCCCAGCATCGATTAGTCTTTTAACATCTGTATCCATATCGTCTGAATACAAACATATGTGATGTGGCCCAGCCCCTCTTCTCTCTAAAAACTTTCCAGTACCACTATTGGGGTCATTTGCCATATTAATTTCTAATTCACTCTCTCCAACCGGTATATCGAGTATATTTACATTGTCTAGCTGGACATTTCTGCCATTAGGCAAAGGTGATCTTTCTTCATCGACTGAAAAACCATATGTGTCCAACCAAAGACTTTTTGCCGCCTCTAAGTCACCCACTACTAATCCTAAATGATGTAATCTTGTAAACATAATTATTTCACCTCTTTTAAATTTTTCAAATATCGGTCTCTATTTCTTTGGTAGTTTGCAGCAGTTCGTGCCGTCATTTCCAAATTTTCTTTAGACGGTTCTCTTGCAACTTTTCCAGGTATTCCTAATACTAAAGAGTTTTTAGGAATAGTGGATCCCGGTATAACCACTGAACCGGCTCCTATCACACAATTTTCCCCTATATCCGCAGGTCCAAAAACTAAAGCACCATTGCCTATGATTACATTATTTCCTACTGTACATCTATGAACTAAACATTGGTGTGCCACTACGCAGTTTTCTCCTATTGTAGTTTCTTCATGTATAACCGTGCCGTCTTGTATATTAGTGCCTTTACCTATTATTATTTTTCCAGCGTCTCCTCGCAAAACACAATTGAACCAAACACTAGCGCCTTCTAAAATTTCCACATCGCCAATAATTTGTGCGCTTGGGGCAACAAAAGCGGTTTCGTGAATTTTGGGAGAAAGATCTTCAAGACTATATAGCATATTATCCCTACTTTCTATAAATTAAACCTTGGAGCGGGAGACGGGATTCGAACCCGCGACCCTTTGCTTGGGAAGCAAATGCTCTTCCTCTGAGCTACTCCCGCATACTTCCAATCACAGTCGTGATAGTGTAACACAAACTTTTTATATTTACAGGCAGTTATAATAAGTTATTGATGGGCTTCTTTTCTCGCGTCATTTATGTGTTCAGCTATCCGAGTTTGTAGGGGGACAATGTCATAACCTAAATCTTGGTACATTCTGCTTGAATCAACATTATAAACGTGAGGAACAGGCTTATCTCCTGTTTTAATATTTGCATCAGGTATAATTTCCATCACAATATCTATCATATCTTGGATTGTTGCTAAGTGGCCTCCGCTTATATATATCGGATAATTTAATTTACTTGCTAGAGTTGTTCTTACAAATATCTCTGCAGCGTCTTCCACATGAATCATAGGAGATGGCTCTTCAGGCCTGAATTCCATTTCAACTGGTTTTCCAACAGCTGGCAAGGACATTAATAAACCGCCTATCATTCCTGTCATACCAGTAACTCTACCGTGGCCAAAAACTGTACAAATCCTTATTGCCCTAATATCCAAACCATATTGATCTCTATATTTAGATGCTGAAAAATCATTAACAGCTTTGGTCATTCCATACATATTAATCGGGGCTGGTTGGTCATCCTCATTAATAGGCCTATCTCCAAATGTTTCTTGCACACCATAAACTGCAATCGAGCTTGCATAAACAACACGTTGTATATTAGTCCAACGCGCAGCCTCAAAAATATTATTTGTGCCTTGAATATTAACCAACATGCTGTAGTGTGGCCTTTCTTCTGTATCTGGCGGAAGAAGTGCGGCCAGATGAATTATTTTATGAACTTTATGTTGATTAATTGCTTCTAAAATATGCGATAATTGCGACACGTCCCCTCGATAAAATTTCATTAATCCTCGAAATGGTTGTAGGTTAATTTGTGGAGGATTTAAATCGAAGCAAACAACTTCTTCTCCTCTTTCTAAAAGCTTGCGTATAATTCTTCTTCCTATAAAACCCGATCCCCCGGTCACCATGGTAGACATACTCATACTCCTAATAAAGGGTTATTAATAATATTAAACA of SAR202 cluster bacterium contains these proteins:
- the rpsG gene encoding 30S ribosomal protein S7, producing MSRRRRATKRITIADPKYNSQEISRFINRIMLDGKKTVAQRIVYDALQKLEDDAKRPAMEVFEQAMRNVTPILEVKSRRVGGATYQVPVEVRYDRKEALAMRWIIGSARSQSGSSMSDRLFRELQEASRGQGTAVKRREDLHRMAEANRAFVQYKW
- a CDS encoding 30S ribosomal protein S12 yields the protein MPTVNQLVRKGRASSQKRTKAPALRVVQNTLKNKITRGPGCPQRRGVCVQVRTTTPKKPNSALRKIARVRLTNGMEVTAYIPGEGHNLQEHSVVLVRGGRVKDLPGVRYHIVRGALDSGGVNDRKQGRSKYGSKK
- a CDS encoding gamma carbonic anhydrase family protein, which produces MLYSLEDLSPKIHETAFVAPSAQIIGDVEILEGASVWFNCVLRGDAGKIIIGKGTNIQDGTVIHEETTIGENCVVAHQCLVHRCTVGNNVIIGNGALVFGPADIGENCVIGAGSVVIPGSTIPKNSLVLGIPGKVAREPSKENLEMTARTAANYQRNRDRYLKNLKEVK
- a CDS encoding NAD(P)-dependent oxidoreductase codes for the protein MSMSTMVTGGSGFIGRRIIRKLLERGEEVVCFDLNPPQINLQPFRGLMKFYRGDVSQLSHILEAINQHKVHKIIHLAALLPPDTEERPHYSMLVNIQGTNNIFEAARWTNIQRVVYASSIAVYGVQETFGDRPINEDDQPAPINMYGMTKAVNDFSASKYRDQYGLDIRAIRICTVFGHGRVTGMTGMIGGLLMSLPAVGKPVEMEFRPEEPSPMIHVEDAAEIFVRTTLASKLNYPIYISGGHLATIQDMIDIVMEIIPDANIKTGDKPVPHVYNVDSSRMYQDLGYDIVPLQTRIAEHINDARKEAHQ